The window CCCTGATCAAAGAGTGGAAAAATTTATTTATAATTTGGATGGCTCTTTAAAAGTTGCTTTTGATATTCAAGGAAATTATATAGTTTATCATCGTGACCCTTTAGGGCGACTCTTTAAAAATGAAGCTTTTGATAAAACAGGCGCTTTATACAAAGCCACTACTTTTATTCATAATGCCTTCCATTTATTAGAAGCAAGAGAGGCCACAGGTCGAAGAATTTGCTATAAGTACGACTATATGGGCCGTTTACAAGCTCTCGAGCAAATGACAGGAAAAACTATTAGTAAGCGATTAACCTATGAATATAATCATTTAGGTCAGCAAACCGTTTCTAAAGAATGGTATGGCCCCCATTTTGAAAATTTTATTGCTACTATTAAAGAATATGATTTTAAAAATGATTTAAAATCTACCCGCCTTGAAGATGCCAACGGTAAGATACAAAAGATGACTTTGGTAGAGCCGACTTCTGTACAATCTTCTTCCATTGAAGAGCTTGTTTTCAATTCTCTAGGACAGCAAGTGCTTCAACAAGCTGTGACTGACCCGTCAGGAAATGTGACTCTCACTCTTTACGATGCGATTAAACGACCTGTGAAAATAACCAAGAAGAACAGCCTAGGTGACATACTTTCCTTACAAGAATTACAGTGGGATGCGAATAATCATAAAGCTAAGGAAACTTACTTTCTAAGCCACGGCAAAACTATCAGTACAGTATGGCATTATGATTCCTATGATCGCCTTGTTAGATGCATTGAAGGATTTGGTACAGTAAGACCCATGACTACCCAGTATGCTTACAATGAGGTAGGTCAGCTAAGTGCTCTTCTTAAGCCGGATGGGGTAACAATCTTTTATGAATATGATTCTCTAGGCAACCTTACTTCCCTTCATTCTTCTGATCTTACGATCCACTATATTCTTTCCTATGATTCTCTCCAGCATATCACCCATATTGAAGATAAAGTTCATTCCTTATCTACACGGCGCACGTTTTCTCTCGACGGATGCTTATTAGAAGAAGTACAAGGCAACGGATTAAAAACCACCCGGCATTATGATGAGCTCAACCGCTGCATTCAATTAGATCTTCCGGATACATCTTCCATTAAATATAGTTACGACAGTCTCTACCTTAGAGAAATTGAGAGGCAGCGTCTTTTAAAAGATCCCTTGATTCATAAGTATCAAGAGCGAAATTTAAATGGTCATCCACTGATTAGTGACTTGGCGGGCGGCATAGGTCAAGAGCTACGTAGTTATAATAGCAAAGGTTATCTTACTCATATTTCTACGCCTTTTTGGTCTGAAGCTATCCATTATTTGCCTGAAAAGCCGCAGATTATCGAAAAGATTACTTTTAAAGATTTTACTGGGGAATATAAGCACAATTTTATTTACGATGATCAAAACTACCTAACAAATGAAGCAGGACTTTTTAGCAACACCTACACCTATAACTGGCTAGGAAATCAAACGTCTAAAAATTATGAAGAGTGCGCAATTAATCCTTTGGGGCAACTAATCGGTTACCATAACACCCACAATTGTTATGATGCTAACGGCAATTTGAAAGAAAAGATAATCGAAGGTAAGAGACTTCGTTTTGAATATGATGCTTTGAACCGCATGATAACTATGCGCCAGAATAACGGGGAAGTTTATCGATATACTTATGATCTTTTTCATCGGCGCTTGTCAAAAACATGTTTTGCTTCTAATGGCGAAAAAAAATGGGAACAAAAATATCTTTATGATGGTTTAAATGAAATTGGAGCAGTCAATGATAAAAATCAAATAACTGAATTGCGTGTGCTAGGTGAGGGGCTAGGAGCAGAAATCGGCAGCGCCGTCCTATTAGAAATAGAAGATCAAGTATACGTTCCTTTCCATGATCATCGCGGCTCAGTCTGTGGACTTATCTCACTTGCCGATCAAACCTTGATAGAACAAGCCCATTATTCTGCTTTTGGGGAAGAAAAGAGAGAGCCCTCCTTCTGCAATAATCCATGGCGCTTTTCCAGTAAAAGAATGGACCTAGAGTCTGGACTGATTTATTTTGGAAAACGTTACTACGATCCTTCCCTAGGCCAATGGACCACACAAGATCCCTTAGGTTCGATGGAAAGCCCTAACCTCTATGCTTTTTCCTCTAATAATCCCATCAATCGCATGGACCCTTATGGCCTATTCTCTTTTAGTAACCTATGGAGCGCTATTTACTCCCAAGTTACCGATATCGGTCAGCAAATTTTTAGCTTACTTCGCAATATGCACGCCTTCATGTCTACACATCTTTCATTGGAACATAATTTTAATGAGAAGATTGAAGGAACAGCCAGCGCTATTTTTGGAAAGCTGACCTTAGGCATCTGTGGCTTTTATATAGGAAAGAATGAAGCAGGGGTGATAGGGCAAGGAGAAATAAATGACAAAGTCAGAATTACTTTGATTAATGGGATTTTAAATGCTCGCCATGATGTCATGTATAGCTTAGAAATAATTTCAAAATTTCATGGAGACAATAACATCCACTATATTTTCCGCCCCACTGAAGGATGGACTTACGATTTTCTAAAATCTCTAGCCGTTAGATGTGGATGGGTTTCTCCTCAAGCTAAACAGCTTGCTTCAAAGTGGCGGGAATTGATAGCACAAATAGGCGGTGTGGAAGGCGGAGGAAGAATTATTCATTATGCGCATAGTATTGGGGCTTCTGATACCTTAAGAGCTAAAGGTCTTTTATCAGCTGAAGAGCTAAATATGATAGACGTATATACTTTTGGATCTCCTTGCCTACTGGCAGCAGGGGGATTTCAAAATGTGATTAACTATGTAAGCCTTGGAGATGCGGTCTGCTATTTAGATCCCATCACCTACATTAAATCTTTCTTAGATCCTCAAAAGCATATTACATTTTTACCTAGCTCCTGGGGTCTTCCCCTTATAGATCATCAGCTAGGATTTCCAACTTATCGTAAGCTTTTAGAAGCTTTAGGAAAAGAATTTTTAGAAATCTATAGGGCCAGATAAAAAAATATTGTAGTTCGACCTGATTTACCCTAAAAACCCTCATCATTGCATCAGCTTTAGAAAGAAAAAATGTAAATTTCCTTTTAGTGCTGAGCTAAAAAAGTAGAAACCCAAGAATTTTTGTTAGTGAGAATGAAAATTGGCTAAAATTTAAGAGTTCTAGCGTAGGAGGTAGCCTTCAGGATAGGTTTTTAAAGCAACTTAAAGAAGAAATTAAGCTTTTTAGCCTGGATAAAGACGTCTGAGAGAACGTTGAGCGACTAGCCAGTTATAGATTAAGCGCATGTTATGGCCAATCCCACATCAACTGGCGTTATAACGGTCTCCCCATGAACCTTTAAGATAGTTGCAACCCAGTTTACCATCATTCTTCGTATGGCCGATATGAAGTTCTATGGCTTGGCGCCTTTTGATTTGGGTTTTAATCCACTGAGTCAGGCCTTTTCTTTGCCCAGAGATAAATATAGTTTTACCTTCTACTGTATGGCCTCGATAACCTTTATCTACAAATGCTACTTCAATAGACCTCTTTCAAAACTCACTCATTTACTTCCTAGTTATAGGTTACTGCAATTAAGTTAAAGCGAAGTGCAAATCTTTTACGTTTATTTCTGTAGTGATCTGTTATGATTTTAAATCACTTAAGGAGGCCACTTACATTTTCATTAGCAACTCTTTGTCTTGATAAGCTTTGATTTGCTTTTTTGTCCTCGTTAGTTAGAGGATTTTTCTTACTCTTTTTCTTAGGCATCTGCGTTTGAATATGCAGCTTTTTTAATCCTTGATAACCTGAATCAATTAACACTTTTATTTGTGGAGGGATTTTAAATTGGGAT is drawn from Neochlamydia sp. AcF84 and contains these coding sequences:
- a CDS encoding RHS repeat-associated core domain-containing protein, with amino-acid sequence MKKLICLFIILFINSYGAYTQELPSSSLLPSLHEWQNPTYVFDSVNIMTGQYTEAQNDLHLSGPAPLSLRRYHTGEDCFLSGWQCNFPNLFNASTPGEAGHFTSTHKISYEYDQKNRLKTVKASDFADEHLYSWLNIQHSDDPYKQCIIQTHDNQQITYRFRDPGLIAEVISSSAPSIAYHYQKHPSQEGYLITRRELPEGRYVEYEYYEKGHPHAGKVKIQKSPVGEDATAIVTRSFVYHEGYTEVYDAFNCKTIYRFCDGYITDIENYDSAGQFSRLEKLIWTQASGKKENSKQLRTRYIADAQGTILIAHSFSYDNQQRLIKETLYGNLTGTCTLAIQIGPDAYPLKNGIEHYSITYEYANDLLQSTEEDNGKKIIYAYFPNTPYLQSKLTCINDKIILREFYSYNQTGQVTTFSKDDGSSKNINDLTNVSERQIKTISYRTDHPALGLPESIEERALNLSTGQTHLIKKIIYHYNHQAKVIQEDYYDANNQHYYSINNTYDERQKLITSSDEVKGLTEKSYDLNGNLLKQTCISPTGISQQIIHTYDFANRLISSEVLDNNDQTKKTYFHYDLKGNKRAFIDECGNQTTYEYDSLGRETQVIYPAVLDENLNIINPSKQTSYDVLNRVIAQTDAKGCTTYTQYNAYGKPILILYPDQRVEKFIYNLDGSLKVAFDIQGNYIVYHRDPLGRLFKNEAFDKTGALYKATTFIHNAFHLLEAREATGRRICYKYDYMGRLQALEQMTGKTISKRLTYEYNHLGQQTVSKEWYGPHFENFIATIKEYDFKNDLKSTRLEDANGKIQKMTLVEPTSVQSSSIEELVFNSLGQQVLQQAVTDPSGNVTLTLYDAIKRPVKITKKNSLGDILSLQELQWDANNHKAKETYFLSHGKTISTVWHYDSYDRLVRCIEGFGTVRPMTTQYAYNEVGQLSALLKPDGVTIFYEYDSLGNLTSLHSSDLTIHYILSYDSLQHITHIEDKVHSLSTRRTFSLDGCLLEEVQGNGLKTTRHYDELNRCIQLDLPDTSSIKYSYDSLYLREIERQRLLKDPLIHKYQERNLNGHPLISDLAGGIGQELRSYNSKGYLTHISTPFWSEAIHYLPEKPQIIEKITFKDFTGEYKHNFIYDDQNYLTNEAGLFSNTYTYNWLGNQTSKNYEECAINPLGQLIGYHNTHNCYDANGNLKEKIIEGKRLRFEYDALNRMITMRQNNGEVYRYTYDLFHRRLSKTCFASNGEKKWEQKYLYDGLNEIGAVNDKNQITELRVLGEGLGAEIGSAVLLEIEDQVYVPFHDHRGSVCGLISLADQTLIEQAHYSAFGEEKREPSFCNNPWRFSSKRMDLESGLIYFGKRYYDPSLGQWTTQDPLGSMESPNLYAFSSNNPINRMDPYGLFSFSNLWSAIYSQVTDIGQQIFSLLRNMHAFMSTHLSLEHNFNEKIEGTASAIFGKLTLGICGFYIGKNEAGVIGQGEINDKVRITLINGILNARHDVMYSLEIISKFHGDNNIHYIFRPTEGWTYDFLKSLAVRCGWVSPQAKQLASKWRELIAQIGGVEGGGRIIHYAHSIGASDTLRAKGLLSAEELNMIDVYTFGSPCLLAAGGFQNVINYVSLGDAVCYLDPITYIKSFLDPQKHITFLPSSWGLPLIDHQLGFPTYRKLLEALGKEFLEIYRAR